One Cervus canadensis isolate Bull #8, Minnesota chromosome 13, ASM1932006v1, whole genome shotgun sequence DNA segment encodes these proteins:
- the LOC122451837 gene encoding left-right determination factor 2-like, with protein sequence MRPLWLCWALWALPLAGPGAALTEERILDSLLQQLHLSEVPIVDKAAVEGLVIPAHVRAQYVALLQRGHGARSRGKRFSQNFREVVGRFLASEASSHLLVFDMEQRLPPHSELVQAVLRLFQEPVPRAALRRHERLFPRSDRARVTVQWLHARDDGSNRTALIDSRLVSIHESGWKALDVTEAVNFWQQLRSPRPPLLLQVSVQREHLGPLASSAHRLVRFAPQGPSGGRQGEPQLELQTLDLRDYGAQGNCDPKAPVTEGARCCRQEMYIDLQGMKWAENWVLEPPGFLAYECVGTCQQPPESLNFKWPFLGPRQCIASETTSLPVIVSIQEGGQLQPQVVSLPNMRVQTCSCAWDGVLVPRKLEP encoded by the exons ATGCGGCCCCTGTGGCTCTGCTGGGCCCTCTGGGCGCTGCCCCTGGCCGGCCCCGGGGCGGCCCTGACCGAGGAGCGGATCCTGGACAGCCTGCTGCAGCAGCTGCACCTCAGCGAGGTTCCCATCGTGGACAAGGCCGCCGTGGAGGGGCTCGTCATCCCGGCCCACGTGAGGGCCCAGTACGTGGCCCTGCTGCAGCGCGGCCACGGGGCGCGCTCCCGGGGGAAGAGGTTCAGCCAGAACTTCCGAG AGGTGGTCGGCAGGTTCCTGGCGTCCGAGGCGTCCTCGCATTTGCTGGTGTTCGACATGGAGCAGCGGCTGCCGCCGCACAGCGAGCTGGTGCAGGCCGTGCTGCGCCTCTTCCAGGAGCCGGTGCCCAGGGCCGCGCTCCGCAGACACGAGCGCCTCTTCCCGCGCAGCGACCGCGCCCGGGTCACCGTCCAGTGGCTGCACGCCCGCGACGACGGCTCCAACCGCACCGCCCTCATCGACTCCAG GCTGGTGTCCATCCACGAGAGCGGCTGGAAGGCCCTGGACGTGACCGAGGCGGTGAACTTCTGGCAGCAGCTGCGCAGCCCCCGGCCGCCGCTGCTCCTGCAGGTGTCGGTGCAGCGGGAGCACCTGGGCCCGCTGGCCTCCAGCGCCCACAGGCTGGTCCGCTTCGCCCCCCAGGGGCCGTCGGGTGGCCGGCAGGGGGAGCCCCAGCTGGAGCTGCAGACCCTGGACCTCAGGGATTACGG AGCTCAGGGAAACTGTGATCCTAAGGCACCGGTGACAGAGGGTGCCCGCTGCTGCCGCCAGGAGATGTACATTGACCTGCAGGGGATGAAGTGGGCTGAGAACTGGGTCCTGGAGCCCCCAGGCTTCCTGGCCTATGAGTGTGTGGGCACCTGCCAGCAGCCCCCAGAGTCCCTGAACTTCAAGTGGCCGTTTCTGGGGCCTCGACAGTGCATCGCCTCGGAGACGACCTCGCTGCCCGTGATTGTCAGCATCCAGGAGGGAGGCCAACTCCAGCCCCAGGTGGTCAGCCTGCCCAACATGAGGGTGCAGACGTGCAGCTGTGCCTGGGACGGGGTGCTTGTGCCAAGGAAGTTGGAGCCATAG